A genomic region of Sander lucioperca isolate FBNREF2018 chromosome 6, SLUC_FBN_1.2, whole genome shotgun sequence contains the following coding sequences:
- the psma5 gene encoding proteasome subunit alpha type-5 yields MFLTRSEYDRGVNTFSPEGRLFQVEYAIEAIKLGSTAIGIQTSEGVCLAVEKRITSPLMEPNSIEKIVEIDSHIGCAMSGLIADAKTLIDKARVETQNHWFTYNETMTVESVTQAVSNLALQFGEEDADPGAMSRPFGVALLFGGVDEKGPQLYHMDPSGTFVQCDARAIGSASEGAQSSLQEVYHKSMTLKDAIKSSLTILKQVMEEKLNSTNIELATVEPGKTFHMYSKEELEDVIKDI; encoded by the exons ATGTTTTTGACAAGATCGGAATAtgacag AGGTGTGAACACATTCTCTCCTGAAGGAAGATTGTTCCAGGTTGAATATGCCATAGAGGCCATTAAA TTGGGCTCCACAGCCATCGGTATCCAGACGTCAGAGGGAGTGTGTCTGGCTGTGGAGAAAAGGATCACCTCTCCGCTGATGGAGCCCAACAGCATTGAAAAGATTGTGGAGATTGACAGTCACATTG GTTGCGCCATGAGTGGCTTGATAGCTGATGCCAAGACTCTAATTGACAAAGCAAGAGTGGAAACGCAG AACCACTGGTTCACTTACAATGAGACAATGACAGTGGAGAGCGTGACTCAGGCTGTGTCCAACCTGGCGCTGCAGTTTGGAGAGGAGGACGCTGATCCCGGTGCCATG AGTCGACCATTCGGCGTAGCACTTCTGTTCGGGGGAGTTGATGAAAAAGGACCCCAGCT GTACCACATGGACCCATCAGGAACTTTTGTGCAGTGTGATGCTCGGGCCATCGGCTCAGCGTCTGAGGGAGCACAGAGCTCTCTGCAAGAGGTCTACCACAAG TCCATGACATTAAAAGACGCCATCAAGTCGTCTCTCACCATTCTGAAGCAGGTGATGGAGGAGAAGCTCAACTCTACCAACATTGAG cTGGCAACGGTAGAGCCCGGGAAGACCTTCCACATGTATTCCAAAGAGGAGCTGGAGGATGTAATCAAGGATATCTAA
- the LOC116067203 gene encoding matrix remodeling-associated protein 8-like: MKSEREDIIFQALLLIHIPVACLFTAVSGQSDSSSSVVVAGYNVSAPAGSRVVLQCVSGRMVWTRDTVRDRQRVVHWDMYRARPDYAMERVLDMFSAGDQRIYNSYNLGRVGLSPTAFRDGNFSLVIKDVTMNDRGLYSCNLHHLYCHLYETVRVQLNVTKSRRKEQRFWDGQKAVYVVLLGSTVVLPCINRRSVWTDWSNEEEDQQVVHWDRQSPGVRHDRADRLVDLYASGEQRSYGPLFLQRKMNISNQAFSEGDFSLSISDLQPSDKGMYSCHLHHHYCGLHERREFQVTVEAPVIQTTLPAKALPSEDKDTTKVESPRVINVILPDQRHHFLLPLGYVLTSFLLLAFIILIIILITCRRRPKEFYPQTSMRSSRSHSSSEEFEMDVTEVNVCSREERFDYKNNLLREKVHMNTQPKVIDLDKEMQKFSK, from the exons ATGAAGTCAGAGAGGGAGGACATCATTTTTCAGGCTCTCCTCTTAATCCACA tccCTGTGGCCTGCCTCTTCACTGCAG TTTCAGGTCagtctgacagcagcagcagtgtggtGGTTGCAGGCTATAATGTGAGCGCCCCCGCTGGTTCAAGGGTggtgctgcagtgtgtgagcgGCCGTATGGTGTGGACCAGGGACACGGTGAGGGACAGGCAGAGGGTGGTCCACTGGGACATGTACCGGGCCCGTCCAGACTACGCCATGGAGAGGGTGCTGGACATGTTCTCCGCAGGGGACCAGAGGATCTACAACTCCTACAACCTGGGCAGGGTCGGCCTCAGCCCAACAGCCTTCAGGGATGGAAACTTCTCCCTGGTCATCAAAG ACGTGACGATGAATGACAGAGGTCTGTACTCTTGTAACCTCCACCATCTCTACTGCCACCTGTACGAGACAGTCAGAGTGCAGCTCAATGTCACTAAATCGC GTCGTAAAGAGCAGCGCTTCTGGGATGGACAAAAGGCAGTGTACGTGGTGTTGCTTGGTAGTACCGTGGTGTTGCCGTGCATCAATCGACGTAGCGTGTGGACAGACTGGAGcaacgaggaggaggaccaGCAG GTGGTCCACTGGGACCGTCAGTCCCCAGGAGTCCGCCACGACCGCGCTGACCGGCTGGTGGACCTGTACGCCTCTGGGGAGCAGCGTAGCTACGGACCGCTGTTCCTACAGAGGAAGATGAACATCAGCAATCAAGCCTTCTCAGAGGGAGACTTTTCACTTTCCATATCTGATCTGCAG CCCTCAGACAAGGGAATGTATTCCTGCCACCTCCACCACCATTACTGTGGTCTGCATGAAAGAAGAGAGTTTCAGGTCACAGTGGAAGCACCAGTGATTCAGACCACCCTGCCAGCCAAAGCACTACCCAGTGAAGAcaaag ACACCACTAAGGTTGAATCACCGCGAGTCATCAATGTCATTCTGCCCGACCAGAGACACCACTTTCTCCTGCCGCTGGGCTACGTTCTCACCTCCTTCCTGCTCCTGGCATTCATtatcctcatcatcatcctcatcacatGCAGACGTAGACCCAAAG AGTTTTATCCGCAGACATCCATGAg GTCCAGCAGAAGTCACAGCAGCTCAGAAGAGTTTGAGATGGACGTTACTGAAGTGAATGTGTGCAGTCGGGAGGAGAGATTTG ACTACAAGAACAACCTGCTAAGAGAGAAGGTCCACATGAACACTCAGCCTAAAGTCATTGATCTTGACAAAg aaatgcagaaatTTTCCAAGTGA